Part of the Arachis hypogaea cultivar Tifrunner chromosome 6, arahy.Tifrunner.gnm2.J5K5, whole genome shotgun sequence genome, ttattattattatacaaacTTTTTAAGGCTAATAGAGTATAATATAAGAgtacatatattttataatagtcCAGCTACACATCCAAATCTTTTTAGCAATCAAGTCCAACCAAGTTGGACCAAACTCAACAAAAACCACTTTCATTACACCAGCATGTACGAATGCGCTTCACTAACGCAAACATATCCTTCTTTGTTTTCGTATTCCTTCTTCGTCTTCACGTTATTCCTTCTTTGTCTtcgcattccttcttcttctttgagatcttccttcttcttcttcacgttcctctttcttctttctttttcttcttctccgcgTGTTTTCTCTCAATCGTTGTTCTTTTATTGCTGATGTTGttgttgcattttttcttttcctctttagtttaattgaggttcatatgaatttagaaatgaattcgatgtgtttttgttgatgattgagtctttttaattgcttgttcaaaattgaactaattttagttcatttgtgtgttaaatGAGGTTCACCTGATACtgttgataagtattgaccaaattttttattctttaagtaattttgcttcattttttagtttaattgagcTTCATTTGGATCCACAAATAgattgaatttatttttcttgatgattgagtcttttgtactacttgttcaaaactgaactaattttggtttatttgtATGTTAATTGAGATTCACCTGATACTActgttaagtattgaccaaattttttattccttaagtaatttcggtttatttcttagtttaattgaggttcatttggatccaaaaatggattggatgtattttgttgatAATTGAGTATTTTTTACTACTTATTCAAaactgaattaattttgattcatttgtgtgttaattgaagtTTGCTTGATGCTTCTATTAAGTATTGACCAAGTTTTTTATTCCTTgaataatttcgattcatttcttagtttatttgaggttcatttggatgtagaaatgaatttgatgtatttttgttgatgactgagtctttttgactagttgttcaaaactgaactaattgaataaaataaagtaaaatctaatgcaattaaataaagtgataataaataattttatccttctttgctaaaaaattataattcctcattagTTCTAAATTTGAAATTTCTTATCCATATCCTTCCAAACTAACAAATACAAAGAGCATATATAGTATGGGCTGACTCAAAATTTAACAAtgctaattataattttaaaatttttttataaagtcATATATAAATCATTGTAGCATTTAATAAGAATGATTTATTTTAACAATTTAACTCACAATTTAGCACATGCTGTATGTCATTAGCTTAATAAAATTGTTGCTCTTTGCTAGCATCTTGTTCCTGTATAAACATTTAGCATGATTTTCTGATACATGTTTAAACATATGTATTTTGTAGGAGTTCTGTTACATATTTAAGCGATTTATGCAACCAAATAACTAAGTCATTTAGTTTACACTGCGCAGGGTTttgtctttttcttctttctccttctcctccttcttcttcttctccttctcatttttctttatcttttttttattatcgtCATCGTCACCACCATCATACCACCACATctatctcctcctcctcttcgtcATCACTAACAATATCAATattttgctaacatctttattgattttgattttctgtggtgaaatcattaaataatttcggaataaaaaatattatcaaaataaaaccattgtataataccaaataaactgaaaattgtccattatataaattcgaattcatAAACACATGCGTCtcaaatgaaccaaaaatattatcaaaacgaaaccattgtataataccaaatgaacaaaaaattatctattatataaattcgaattcagaaacaagtcaaatttgaacaaaaatacatccaaatcaattttggatcaaATAATGTCATCAATATGACAAAAACTCTTTGATAACGATAACGACGATACATATTAGAAGAAGACAATGACAATAACGATGACAACGACGATGATGATGATAGAGGAGAGTgataaaaaagaaggaggagacgAAATTCCAATAAGAGGAGGCCAGGAGAAGGAGTTGTTGGTAACAACAACGacgaaattgaaaaataataaaaaaaagagaaaaagaaaaacgcATACATGaatttaaaacaaacaaaaaaaccaaagaaagaaaaaaataaaaaaaaaagcgtgTAATTCAAATCACTTTGTACTTATATCTTTGCCATGCCTCTTATACACAAGAATTAACAGGTTGCAGTCAGATCATGTAAGAGGGAatttcaaattcataattttGTTGAAAGTTTTCTCCTATAAAGACACTTTTAAAAATGTTCGATATACTCTCTCTGTTAGAAGCACTAGGCAGTGTCTCAAGATCAGAATTGATGTAAGAAGCTCTcacatttgattgaaaatattgtTCAATAAAACATCATATATCCACCATTACTGACATACATGGATAAtgagaaattaatttaatttagtagCACAATTTAGTGTCAGAAGCACTAGCCGGTATCTCAATCTCAGATTTGATATAAGCTCTCACGTCCaaaaacacagaaaaaaaaatcaaaccaaaaaaaaaaagaattatgtaattttttattttattttttggtttattcgtttttgacaataaaaaaaaaatatttgaaaaataatatgtaactttataaataaaaacacaaattcTGTacggaaaaaaaaagaataataagaaaaagaaaaagaaaactgcaACATCAAATctagaatattaaaaaatttcaatgtcaaaattaaaaaaattcctgcattaaaattaagaaatttttgtAGTACACGATTAAGAAAtttcaatattatttttcataggaagaaaaaaaaagtgtgtgGTCTTTCGCACTTGTTTGTAAGCGCTTTTTGCTAGGTTTagactaatttaattgataaaaatactTGAATGGATAGCAAGGCTcataaaaatatgttaaaatcCAACGGTTAAATTGACAAGATTTAATGATTTATCACGCATAAGAAGTTAGAAGTAACTCAAGAAAACTTACACCGGTATAAACATATCCCTcgttatttatttgttatttaattaCATGCAAGCAACTATCACCACACCAGCTTATAATACATGTGCTAAACCTTGAGGGCATTATTTTACATAGTGGCATCTAACATTAGTTACACGCAGATAGTAATATTTGGTTTCTGAAAGGTTACTCGCTATTCGTCCAGACATCCCTGAGCAATTCATATCTGACATTGGATTCAATGCGACAATCCTTCAACTTCCAGTTGGGTTTTACTGAtgctggagaggaggaagaaccATTAAATAATATAGAAGATAATGGAGAGCTTAATTCATCGAGTTCATCGTCACTTGTGTATGACTTCCTGATAACGGAAGATTTACTTCTTCTCAGGTAAGATTCGCTTCCAACTTCCGCGGTAATGCTTGCAATGGAAGTTGCAGGGGGAGGTGAATATGCGATTGGAGCTGCAATGCATGGATAGTAGTTGACAGACTCATTTCCATCTTCGAGATCATCCTGCATCAAATTGAAAACGAATCTATCGATCACAAGCCTTATATTAGCagcattaaaaaagaaaaatattaggtGACCAatacattttctttatttttgtcttaCCTTGGAATCAACAATAGacatctttctctttttttttttactctaaaAGTGTTGGTCTACTAGTATTTCCCATTAAAAAATAGGCCCATTTTGTatcatttttatttgtataaaagACCGAATGCTAATGCGATCCGGAAAAATTAAGAGTATCCTTGAACTCTAAAAACTAAtcttaaactctaaattttaaaccTTAAACTCTAAACCCCCTAAGCTCTAACTTTTAAACCCtgaattttaaactctaaatctAAGTCATTGATataacatataataaataaagagttaAGATTTGTGTAATTAACAAGAAGTGCAACACAGGCGGGTAGCCATATAAAAGTAATCAAGTTAGGGGGTTGCACGATCGAAATTTTTCCAGTCAACCTATGGGCCTATTAGGCATGTGCAATTAGGTTGCTTCGGACTAAACCCAACGCAGCCTTAACTAGTTGATCCCATAAATGCtatgtatacactaaaatcagtcaccatgtatttgtgtataaatacttGTGTATTTCAATGTGTATTCTACactagtggctgattttggtgtacacctAACATGATTGAGTTGATCCTAGTATATGTCTGTTATGTTAAACAGTGTCCTAATCATTATGCCTTTTTTTTATACATGCCAGCATTTATCCAACATAACCTTTTTTTATAAGCTAAAAATTGTGCCATGCTATAAATCCTATATTGAATTGTGTACCAACGaaaaaaaaagtaacatgaaAGTTCGGTTATCTAACCTGTGAGTCCAGAGCTTCAAAGACAACAGGTGGAATTGGATCGGGGCAAAATTCATCCGGGACAAAATTCTCCAGAATCTTCTTGATAAGTGGTGCACTAAACATGGGACACACCTTCAACAACAAGAATTGTTCTACCATGATTTAGGAGAAGaaacttatagagaagttaacaAATGATTCGAGAAAACTGCAAGTTCATTGCCTAACCTCTTTCCTGATGGATTCGTTTAACAGCATATCCTTAGGGAGCATCATGAGGTCACTTAGTGCATTGAGAAGATGGAAGGCCTTGAATGATGTATTTTGACTTCCATCACTGCTGTAATGGTCATCATCATCTTTATCTTCAAGCGCGTCATCATCATCGATACCAAATAGATCAGTCAGCCATCTAGACCAGTTTCCAATCTGACAATACAGATTTAAAAACCACATATCAGTTAAGACACGCATCTTCACTGCCATCATAACAATGAACTACATGGTCACGTTTGTTATGCTGTTAAGCATTCATCCTATACTGCTATACATAGCCTACTTTTTGAGGCACATCTAAGACAACCACACATCAATAGAAATAAAGGAGTAAGTTGAACATCTATATCTGTAGTTTGCCATTAAATTCATGAGAGGATGACAAAATATTAAGAGGCGGCTCGAAGCACAAGCCTCCTGACCTCGTAAGATCTGGGGACGGTGGATGTAGGCACCCTTATCTGCATCTTCAGTTAAGAGAAAGGGGAGGGGGGGCATAACAAATGGAGAGATTGTCTTGAGGATTTGAATTCGTAAGCTGGTTATGAGGCAGCAATCTTACCCGTGCACCAAGGCATAACCTCTTGTCTAAATATTAAGTTCGTGTTATTGAGAATGTAGACGAACTAAAGAGAAACTATGTTATCTGCACTTGaatgatatataattatatgCAAGAGAAATTATACTACGATTACCCACAAGAAAACATAATGCCTACTGTTTCCAAAGAAAAACATGGTGCACCAGCAACCTGAGTTACACAGGATCCACGGAATGATCACACCAAAGGGTGTAATAAAGGATTGCAAACACGAAGGAGGTTGTTTGAAAGATGCCCAAGATTACTATTTACAGTAGTGCTAACGGCCAGTGACTAACTTCTTAACCCAACTACTCACTCTCCTTTCTCATCAATCTGTTCTCTGTAGCTCTACAATCCTGTCTCAGCAGCTGCCTCTATTATCTTTGTACAAAAACACCTCAATTGTTGGCCACATATCAATTAACGGCAAGAGCAGTATGGAAGCCTTGAACAGGAAGAGAATCACCATAGATGCTAGGAAGTTGACAAAACAACGGTCACAATGAATCATGAACCGGAGAAAAACAGGAGCAAACATGCAGTAGGTGGAAGAACATCCAGGGTCTTAATTATGATAGAGATCCAAATTTCAGGAACTCAGAGCAAAAGGATAACCGAAATATCATGTTCTTATAAAAGGTTGTGCGTGCAGTGTAGTAGTCTAGTAGAGAAGTTAAATACTAGAAATATTTACAAGACAACTATATTGGAGACTCACTActataaaaatattgaaatgaaattaagctaTTAAGATCCGATAATTTACCGCCGTTTTCAGCTGTGCACCAGCTCCAAAGCTTGATTTACCAGGTGGAATGGGGAGGACCTTAGGATCACCAATGGGATCAGATACAGGATCTGTTGGGATGTCGTCAGCAGATTCACGAAGGATGGCATTGAACATTGCAACATCTAATCTTGCCACACACTGCTCCATTATCTAGATCAAGCAATAAAAGTGCATGCTATGGTAATTAGTAGGGACAATAAAACTTTCTAATTCATTTTTTGACTGCGCTGACAAACTTAGATACAAAATATTGATTAATATaggtatctttttttttttttttttcggaagGGGATGGCTTTACACTTGAGCAATTTGCCCAAACCATACTTTTCTCACTCCTTTCTTCTCAAATGAGTGGAGGAACTATGCTacaaagatttttaagaatgcgGATAACTTATAAGTCAGTCACCCTGATTCATAAGAATCCATATTGGATATAAATGGTACCCCTTATTGCTTCCATTACCAAAGTCAAAGTAGATCCATTTTCTACCAGGAAGAGGATAGAACAAAACTTAACTGTACAAATATGTTGCGATTCCCCAAAAACGAATCTCTTTAATTTCAGACATTAGACTTCACAGAAATGAGTCTGGAGAGAAAAAAGGACCAACATGTTTTGACTGTCATCACATTTTTTACCATTGATTCTTTTAATTTATAGTTCTATTGACAAATGAATACATTTTTTCTTTAACACAATGTCCATTTCAAAGCTCTTTCTTACAATGAAATGGATCCTTTCATGTAAAGATTTCATAAAAATTGATCATGTgtttatttttgccattttttagagtatgtagtggttcccTTGGTCCCATCTTTTTTATCAATGGTAGAATAAAAGAGATCAGATCACATGAATTTTCACGAGGAAACCATTGCCGTGAAACAATGTACATCAAATAGGTCAAAATACAAAAGGTATTAAGATGAAAAACTCAAGCCCTCTAGTGCAAGAGGGGAAGGGTCAAAGAAAGAACTGGATAGACTAACCAATCTAGGAAGAAGAGACAAACAGCCACATTCATGCCCTCCAGCTCGAATGGGACAGATCCTATCACAGGCTTCTCTAAAAGCATTCTTCCAAATGTCAAGTGATAAATCCCCTTGCTCTTTGTCACATGTGGTAGACATTCTTCTAAAGCTTTTCTTTGATGCAGAACTGTCATTCCTGCTGATGAACTTCGCATCAGCAAGCTGCATATGCGGAGTCAAAGACTGAACAGGACAGAACATAAGATGTTAGATGCCAATGGaaatttcatattaatattgtgCTTGTATGGAAGCTATATGATTTAAAGAGaagcaaaaaattaaacaattaccTGCCACCATATTGATTCCACAATGCGAGAGAAGATCCAAGCTTCCACCTTTTCTAGTGCTGAGATGAATACATTTGGGTCATCCCAGCTGCCAAAAGCACCATATGCTGTCTTCTCACTTTTCCTAGCAGATAGACCTTTCCATACCAATGGTTGAGCTATTTTTCCATTCCCCTCTGCTCTCTTCCTTCTCATACTATAACCGGTAGGACTTGATGGTGCCATGTCTCTGGTGGATTGGCTTATAATTATTCTCAACACAATAGAATTAGATAACCAAAATGTCAATCTGTAACAACATGCAAGAAGAGGTCGATCAGTATGCAGTTGTCACAGCTTATGATGAACTATGATTTTCACATCATGCAGTAAGAATAGGAAGACATTGTTTGGCCAACCTCTAATAGTCAATTGATCCATGTCAGTTAAGAATTTTATGTAGGACGTCCAATTAATTTATCATATTGGAAAAGGATCATTACTGAGAGATACGGCTGTTTCAACGTGTAAAATTTTCTTCCGGACTTgccaaaagaaaaattatatataatatatatatatatatatatatatatatatatatatatatatatatatatatatatatatatgtttggcataaaagttttttttttttctcttttataattAGGATAATGGGGGTATGAAATAAATTGCTCTAACCATTGtatcaaaggaaagaaaaagaaaggaaaattgcAATCTATATCAAATGTACCTTGGGACATCATTTCCACAAGCTTTTGCAACAAGTGCTAAACCTGAAACAGCACTTTTAGCAGCCCCAGACCTTCTTGCTTGAATATTTTCTTTACAAGCATGAAGGTACATCCTGGACAGGCGCCGAGCTGGGGCATGAACCTTACTGATGGAGCTGCCATGCTCAGCAACTACTGAATATAAAGCAGCTTCAATGGCAGCAGCCTCTCTTAACTCTCCCTCAAGCATCTTAATCTTGTTTTCCAAATTCTCAACCTTGCTGTCAAAAATGGTCGATCTGGATTCCCTTGGATAAATCTTAGCATCTCTTTTGTCATGGATGTTCCCTCCATTGTTTTGTGCATCTCCTATATGGCTTTCTCTTACTTCAGAAAGATGATTGCTACTGAGTGATCCAATACTCCTAGCTGATTCTGTTGATGACCTCACCGACTTCACGTGCTTTAATCTCTCACTTCTCATAATATTACTGCCTTTCAGATGACTCTCTGACCCACCAAGATAGTATAAATCGCTACTTAATGAAACTTGGTCTTTCACACCATGAGCCATTGATTCATTTCCTACATGGTTTTGCATATCCAAATCAGACATTTCATTTCCATTACTGTCCTCAACAGAACTACAATAAGATTTAGCACTTCCTTCCCCCTTCATGTGAGATTCGTCAGCTTCACCATGCAGCTCATTCAATTTGTCATTGATTTCTGAACTAATACAGTTTACAGAGCCTGGAGTCATGTCCACAAAGCCATTACTAAGAGATGTAGTGTTCCTTGAATAGATATCAATAGTACTTCCATTACTGTTAGTTTTAACATCTTCAAATTTATTTCTACAATTAGCATCCTCTTCAAAATCCTCCTGATCCAAATTTTCATGATCACTGTTTGTGAACCTGCTCTTGGAATTTTCCTCCAAGGATGGGGAGGAAGAATCAACAACTTGCTTTTGAATTGTCACTGGGCTGTGATTACTAGTATTCTCCATAGCTGGTTGACCATTTGCCGGGCTTTCGATATTAGAGGACAGATCTCCGGATGATGCATTAGATGAACTCTCTAGTTTCTCACATGTATCTTGTTGCAATCTTTCAACCTTTGTTTCTGATGCCAAAGTATGCTCCTTTTCATTACTATCTTTGTTTCGGGTTGCTCCATGTGCTCCATTCTGCAACTCAGCAGCTATTAATTTATTGCTTGATTATACGTTTATAActgttatttttctaaaatacacTAGATATATCAAGAAAGCAGATCGTGTGCATTTGCATGCTGCTATAATACTAATAGTAACATGACAATAGGTTTGTTGTTTTCCTGGCATTGATTAATAAGAACAACATTATGTGAAACTTTGAAAGGATCCATACCATGCCAACGAGAAGATGTATGCAAAGAACCTAAAATGTTGTTACAACATTTCCTATTGCAGTTGCTTCTATCTCTCTACATTTCATGGAATAGTGCTAAGGACTGTATACACAATCTCAAACATAACCATAGATATAGTTAGGCAAAGGACATACTGCTATGAATAAGGGGGAAGATATGGGTACCTCTGCACAATGAGGAGGTATACTCCCACTAGTTTCTGGGGTAGTAGCTGCTACAATAGATGAATGGGAGGAAACATCATCATCAGTAAAGGAAGCACTCTCAGCTTCCTCAGCATATTCTTCATTCATCAATGTAGACACAGAGTCACCACCTTTGTTGTCCTTCGATGCCTCTTTGGGATTGCTTTCCTTGAACGAGGACCTAGTCCGATGCTTTTCGGTAGGCTCGATTTTAACATACAAAAGCGGCTGATCCGTGTTTCTGTAGTTCCTCTTGCAGTTCAATGGAACACTAACACTCAAGGGCTCCTTAAGAACGCCACAATCTGCCAAGTCTACAATGGCAGTTCCTAGCAACTGACCTTTAACAATCTTATCTCTTCGAGGCTCATACAAATTGAACTCCAAGTAATTCTTTTGGAACACATCAGCAACACTATGCTTGGCAGACATGTCCTTCAACAGAGTCACATGAAGCCTAAATGACTCATTAAACTCAATTTTCCCTTCACCTGGGGAAACAGGACTGGTAGACCCTGAAGAGCGCTCGCCGTTCTCCCATTGTATCAACACAGAACGAAG contains:
- the LOC112697221 gene encoding uncharacterized protein is translated as MVLGSKGKNRRGGTVQIDCLVHIQEIKPWPPSQSLKSLRSVLIQWENGERSSGSTSPVSPGEGKIEFNESFRLHVTLLKDMSAKHSVADVFQKNYLEFNLYEPRRDKIVKGQLLGTAIVDLADCGVLKEPLSVSVPLNCKRNYRNTDQPLLYVKIEPTEKHRTRSSFKESNPKEASKDNKGGDSVSTLMNEEYAEEAESASFTDDDVSSHSSIVAATTPETSGSIPPHCAENGAHGATRNKDSNEKEHTLASETKVERLQQDTCEKLESSSNASSGDLSSNIESPANGQPAMENTSNHSPVTIQKQVVDSSSPSLEENSKSRFTNSDHENLDQEDFEEDANCRNKFEDVKTNSNGSTIDIYSRNTTSLSNGFVDMTPGSVNCISSEINDKLNELHGEADESHMKGEGSAKSYCSSVEDSNGNEMSDLDMQNHVGNESMAHGVKDQVSLSSDLYYLGGSESHLKGSNIMRSERLKHVKSVRSSTESARSIGSLSSNHLSEVRESHIGDAQNNGGNIHDKRDAKIYPRESRSTIFDSKVENLENKIKMLEGELREAAAIEAALYSVVAEHGSSISKVHAPARRLSRMYLHACKENIQARRSGAAKSAVSGLALVAKACGNDVPRLTFWLSNSIVLRIIISQSTRDMAPSSPTGYSMRRKRAEGNGKIAQPLVWKGLSARKSEKTAYGAFGSWDDPNVFISALEKVEAWIFSRIVESIWWQSLTPHMQLADAKFISRNDSSASKKSFRRMSTTCDKEQGDLSLDIWKNAFREACDRICPIRAGGHECGCLSLLPRLIMEQCVARLDVAMFNAILRESADDIPTDPVSDPIGDPKVLPIPPGKSSFGAGAQLKTAIGNWSRWLTDLFGIDDDDALEDKDDDDHYSSDGSQNTSFKAFHLLNALSDLMMLPKDMLLNESIRKEVCPMFSAPLIKKILENFVPDEFCPDPIPPVVFEALDSQDDLEDGNESVNYYPCIAAPIAYSPPPATSIASITAEVGSESYLRRSKSSVIRKSYTSDDELDELSSPLSSILFNGSSSSPASVKPNWKLKDCRIESNVRYELLRDVWTNSE